Proteins encoded by one window of Roseofilum capinflatum BLCC-M114:
- a CDS encoding RuBisCO accumulation factor 1 has protein sequence MSYSPYSAPNAEPIDAEALLLQLRRKQGTWVDWGHACSQLQKAGYQPDRIFEETGFEPVQQNQVMVAAQVYTSLVKGEINENVRSHYNQKGSDLLYEFRILSQPQRVAAAEFSLEQNLDADQAHELARAIKDFSGNSSPSEGFSQHPGDIMAHQCWKSARQHKDIQERSRLIAKGLRYAHSATARQHLEHLLTDFTVVPQKSAPRLPVYRLESVDESPRVIPVVGQFPLSFDDWKAVPFIEPLEPFGVVRSEGNSAFVAVPGWPVIRGMGDPVALLANSEQLPQSLSQNSETVLILVDRQEREWHSDRYFLVNIGGQLELQWSETEPDHPLLAQLVLIMRPHRILDPEFTKQLWQVEE, from the coding sequence ATGAGTTATTCCCCCTATTCAGCCCCTAATGCCGAACCCATTGATGCAGAGGCCTTGTTGCTGCAACTGCGGCGCAAACAAGGTACATGGGTTGACTGGGGACACGCTTGTAGCCAATTGCAAAAGGCGGGATATCAACCCGATCGCATTTTTGAAGAAACGGGATTTGAACCGGTACAACAAAATCAGGTGATGGTGGCGGCTCAAGTTTACACCAGTTTAGTCAAGGGGGAGATTAACGAAAATGTGCGATCGCACTATAACCAAAAAGGCTCAGATCTTCTCTATGAGTTTCGCATCCTCAGCCAACCCCAACGGGTGGCAGCAGCCGAGTTTAGCTTAGAGCAGAACCTGGATGCCGATCAGGCCCACGAACTGGCCAGAGCGATCAAAGACTTCTCTGGCAACAGTTCCCCCAGCGAAGGCTTTTCTCAGCATCCGGGAGATATCATGGCCCATCAATGCTGGAAAAGTGCGCGGCAACACAAAGATATTCAAGAGCGATCGCGGCTGATTGCTAAAGGATTGCGGTATGCTCACAGTGCGACAGCTCGCCAACATCTGGAACATCTGCTGACGGATTTTACCGTCGTTCCTCAAAAAAGCGCCCCCAGATTGCCGGTATATCGCCTGGAATCGGTGGATGAATCTCCCCGCGTGATTCCGGTGGTCGGTCAATTTCCCCTCAGTTTCGATGATTGGAAAGCTGTACCCTTTATCGAACCCCTTGAACCCTTTGGCGTGGTTCGTAGCGAGGGAAATTCGGCCTTTGTGGCAGTTCCTGGATGGCCGGTGATTCGGGGAATGGGCGATCCGGTAGCTCTGTTAGCCAACAGCGAACAATTGCCCCAATCCCTATCGCAGAATTCAGAAACGGTTTTAATTTTAGTCGATCGCCAGGAACGAGAATGGCATAGCGATCGCTATTTTTTGGTCAACATCGGGGGTCAACTGGAACTGCAATGGTCAGAAACTGAACCCGATCATCCCCTTTTGGCTCAACTGGTTTTAATCATGCGCCCCCATCGTATCCTAGACCCAGAATTTACCAAACAACTCTGGCAAGTCGAAGAATGA